The sequence below is a genomic window from Sphingobacterium sp. ML3W.
TGGTTTTGTTGATGAAGATAAGATTGCCTATCGTTCAGGCGCCCAAGAAGGCGATTTACTATGTGTTTCAGGCGATTTGGGAGCTGCATACATTGGTTTACAGCTATTGGAGCGCGAGAAGAATATCTTCTTGGAAAACCCCAATATTCAACCAGACCTAGAAGGCAAGGATTATATTGTAGAACGTCAGCTGAAACCTGAAGCAAGAAGGGATATTGTAGAGTTATTAGCAGAAATTGGAATAAAACCGAATGCTATGATTGATGTGTCGGATGGTTTAGCATCCGAGATCATCCATATTTGTGAGGCATCCAATAAGGGATGTAAGTTGTATGAAGATAAAATTCCTTTAGATTCGATGACATATGAAACAGCTCGTGAGTTTGGAATTGACCCTACAGTATGTGCTTTAAATGGTGGAGAAGATTATGAATTGCTATTTACAGTCCCACAATCTGATTACGATAAGATAAAAGGATCGATGGATATCACGGTCATTGGTCATATTACAGAAGCTAGTGAAGGTTGCCATATGATTTCAAAATCTGGAAAAGTATATCCAATAACTGCCCAAGGGTGGAATGCATTTAAGGATTAAGCATATAAAGCTGATAAAAAAGGGGATAATTATTATTATCCCCTTTTTCTTTATAGTGCAAATTCTTCTTCTTCTATATCGACCAGGTCGTACTCATCTTCATTTCTTTTTCTAATGTTAAAATCATTATATCCAAGACCAATT
It includes:
- the thiL gene encoding thiamine-phosphate kinase; this encodes MLEFDNTERTNLGELGEFGLISYLTKAVEINEPSTIKGIGDDAAVLDFANKKTLISTDLLLEGIHFDLRYVPLKHLGYKAVQVNLSDIYAMNGKASQITFSIGLSSKFPLEAVEEIYQGALIACKKYNVDLVGGDTSASVQGLVISVTSIGFVDEDKIAYRSGAQEGDLLCVSGDLGAAYIGLQLLEREKNIFLENPNIQPDLEGKDYIVERQLKPEARRDIVELLAEIGIKPNAMIDVSDGLASEIIHICEASNKGCKLYEDKIPLDSMTYETAREFGIDPTVCALNGGEDYELLFTVPQSDYDKIKGSMDITVIGHITEASEGCHMISKSGKVYPITAQGWNAFKD